One segment of Pontibacter akesuensis DNA contains the following:
- a CDS encoding family 43 glycosylhydrolase yields MEKIYMRCAANTASGKQKYNGLLALVLLLLGACSPAKEGQQVQETERMEEQTYTGNPIVPGNFADPYIIEHQDTFYIYATTGNEATVWRSADFVDWKLTKLNWPTNMGQPDIWAPAVTQGKDGRFYLYTSTNHNIYVGVADHPTGPFSNVLGADSIFIQNRQWWEKMHSIDADAFIDDDGQAYLYWGSGFDFKDGVCAVGLLADDMASFKEQPKLITPEGYFEGPHMIKRNGRYYLMYSDGLYYDSTYKVRYAVSDSPTGPFVQGENSPILQATPDGKISGPGHHSTLKRGDDYYIVYHRHVYPFYEGIRQVCIDKMEFGPDGSIKDIVATQEGVPLSFVDAGSSPRRLKPISIAASAAVSEVYDAAKAFDGANGTLWAADASKTPAWLQADFGKVVEIAAVQPVFDEVMGAYTYRIEHSEDGETWKTYATGNNGTAKEWPVKHAQDVQARFVRLTVTGQPQHVKRVGLWELKVY; encoded by the coding sequence ATGGAAAAAATATACATGCGCTGCGCAGCGAACACCGCCTCAGGCAAACAAAAGTATAACGGGCTGCTGGCACTCGTGCTGCTGCTTTTGGGAGCCTGCTCTCCGGCAAAAGAAGGGCAGCAGGTGCAGGAAACAGAGCGAATGGAAGAGCAAACGTATACTGGTAATCCTATAGTGCCGGGCAACTTTGCGGACCCCTACATCATCGAGCACCAGGACACGTTTTACATCTATGCCACCACCGGCAACGAGGCCACTGTCTGGCGCTCCGCCGACTTTGTGGATTGGAAGCTGACCAAGCTTAATTGGCCCACCAACATGGGGCAGCCGGATATTTGGGCACCGGCGGTAACGCAGGGCAAGGATGGGCGCTTCTACCTTTATACTTCCACCAACCACAATATTTACGTGGGCGTGGCAGATCACCCGACGGGGCCGTTCAGCAACGTGCTGGGCGCTGACAGCATCTTTATTCAAAACCGGCAGTGGTGGGAAAAGATGCACTCCATCGATGCCGACGCCTTCATAGACGATGACGGGCAGGCATACCTCTACTGGGGCTCCGGCTTCGACTTTAAGGATGGGGTTTGTGCCGTAGGCTTGCTGGCCGACGACATGGCTTCCTTTAAAGAGCAGCCAAAGCTGATCACGCCGGAAGGCTACTTCGAAGGGCCGCACATGATCAAGCGAAACGGCAGGTATTACCTCATGTACTCCGACGGCCTCTACTACGACTCCACGTATAAGGTGCGCTACGCTGTTTCGGATAGCCCCACCGGCCCGTTTGTGCAGGGGGAGAACAGCCCGATTCTGCAGGCCACGCCGGATGGCAAAATCAGCGGACCCGGTCACCACTCTACCCTGAAGCGCGGCGATGATTACTACATCGTATACCACCGCCATGTGTACCCGTTCTACGAGGGCATCCGGCAGGTGTGCATCGATAAAATGGAGTTTGGGCCAGACGGATCTATTAAGGACATTGTGGCCACCCAGGAAGGCGTGCCGCTAAGCTTTGTAGACGCAGGGAGCAGCCCTAGGCGCCTGAAACCCATATCGATAGCGGCTTCCGCTGCGGTGAGCGAGGTATACGATGCCGCCAAAGCCTTCGATGGGGCAAACGGCACCCTCTGGGCGGCGGACGCGTCTAAAACACCTGCCTGGCTGCAGGCCGACTTTGGAAAGGTAGTGGAGATAGCGGCGGTGCAACCTGTTTTTGACGAGGTGATGGGTGCCTATACTTACCGCATTGAGCATTCGGAAGATGGCGAAACCTGGAAAACCTATGCCACCGGTAACAACGGCACGGCCAAAGAATGGCCGGTGAAGCATGCGCAGGACGTGCAGGCAAGGTTCGTTCGCCTCACCGTTACGGGACAGCCACAGCATGTGAAGCGCGTGGGGTTGTGGGAACTGAAAGTATACTAA
- a CDS encoding glycoside hydrolase family 43 protein: MNLTHIKHTSPLKVLFVLLYPLLLACCTTAVAPEVEERNQTVPEGYFTNPIGEGADPWVIRKNDTYYFCSAGDGGLYVSQSEKLTEPGEKVLVWETPDTGWNKSNVWAPELHRFNGKWYIYYAAAKKGGGPFIHQRSGVLESEGDDPFGPYTDKGMLYTGDSINYAGSESKWAIDLTPLQLNGQLYAVWSGWKENATTDKTKQHLYMATMSNPWTISSNRVLLSSPEEPWETGGELDLNEGPQVLKHKDKVFLIYSTRESWLKEYRLGQLTLTDTLLNPMQPAHWKKEGPVFQGTDSVMGVGHCSFTTSPDGTEHWILYHAKKSAVPGWDRNIRAQEFTWTANGFPVFGTPVPAGVPLPVPSGQMEED, translated from the coding sequence ATGAATCTTACGCACATTAAACATACTTCACCGCTCAAGGTACTGTTCGTGCTGCTGTACCCGCTGCTGCTGGCATGCTGCACAACGGCTGTCGCGCCGGAAGTAGAAGAGCGTAACCAGACCGTACCGGAGGGATACTTTACGAACCCGATCGGAGAGGGCGCCGACCCTTGGGTGATCCGGAAAAATGACACCTACTACTTTTGCAGTGCAGGAGATGGCGGGCTCTATGTGTCGCAGTCGGAGAAGCTGACGGAGCCGGGAGAGAAGGTGCTGGTATGGGAAACGCCCGATACGGGCTGGAACAAAAGCAACGTGTGGGCACCGGAGCTGCATCGCTTTAACGGCAAGTGGTACATTTATTATGCCGCGGCCAAAAAGGGAGGCGGACCGTTTATTCACCAACGCTCCGGCGTGCTGGAATCCGAGGGCGATGATCCCTTTGGTCCGTACACCGACAAGGGCATGCTCTACACCGGCGACAGCATCAACTACGCCGGCTCCGAGTCCAAATGGGCTATCGACCTGACTCCCCTGCAACTGAACGGGCAACTGTACGCGGTGTGGTCAGGTTGGAAAGAGAATGCCACGACAGACAAAACAAAGCAGCACCTGTACATGGCCACCATGAGCAACCCCTGGACCATCAGCAGCAACCGGGTGCTGCTTTCCTCTCCGGAGGAGCCCTGGGAAACAGGCGGGGAACTGGACCTGAACGAGGGGCCGCAGGTGCTGAAGCACAAGGACAAAGTGTTTCTCATTTACTCCACCCGCGAGTCGTGGCTGAAGGAGTACCGACTGGGGCAGCTAACGCTAACCGACACCTTGCTTAACCCGATGCAGCCGGCGCACTGGAAAAAGGAAGGCCCGGTGTTCCAGGGGACGGACAGCGTGATGGGTGTGGGCCACTGCAGCTTTACCACCTCTCCCGACGGCACTGAACATTGGATTCTGTACCACGCAAAGAAATCTGCCGTACCGGGATGGGACCGCAACATCCGGGCACAGGAGTTTACCTGGACAGCGAATGGCTTCCCGGTTTTCGGCACACCAGTTCCGGCGGGCGTGCCCTTGCCTGTTCCGTCGGGGCAGATGGAGGAAGATTGA
- a CDS encoding family 43 glycosylhydrolase has product MKKHLFLSYLVALVAFSCTSNTATNEQETAVSEPVVTQTVAYTNPVLPGDYADPSVVRVGDDYWATATSSEWAPLYPILHSKNLVDWETVGHVFPDKMPDWAEAHFWAPEIAYENGKYYIYYTAKKKGGSLCVGVASATSATGPYTDHGPLVCQEVGSIDGFEIRDKSGELYLVWKEDGNSRGLPTPIWAQRMNEERTALTGEKFEMFRNDPGTWEGGLVEGPAIVQRGDYFYTFYAGDKCCGRECTYGVGVARAKTLKGPWEKYDQNPIMKQSNTWKCPGHGTVVTDQSGRDYFLYHAYSTDGFVYPGRQGLLDEIKWGENGWPYFENNAPSATAQVAAPEAATATAAKNLDVKEEFEADKLANTWQWPVTQQPSYAFNNGMLLLKASPDKIGTVLGKRTLEEDYTATAALDKSALQGNTMAGLTAIGDNDNAVGIGVSNGEIIIWSMKGGAMQTIAKTAAPKEETVQLQLTANNGDQMQFAWSTDGTTWNSLNGGKAVDASYLPPWDRGVRVGLTAKGPTSAIAAFDWFRVDN; this is encoded by the coding sequence ATGAAAAAGCATCTCTTCCTAAGCTACCTGGTTGCCCTGGTGGCTTTCTCCTGTACCAGCAACACGGCTACCAACGAGCAGGAAACTGCAGTCAGTGAGCCTGTGGTTACCCAAACTGTTGCCTATACCAACCCCGTGCTTCCTGGCGATTACGCGGATCCATCGGTGGTGCGGGTAGGGGATGACTATTGGGCGACGGCCACTTCATCTGAATGGGCACCGCTATACCCAATCCTGCACTCCAAAAACCTGGTAGATTGGGAAACAGTGGGGCATGTGTTCCCGGATAAGATGCCGGATTGGGCGGAGGCGCATTTTTGGGCACCTGAAATAGCCTATGAAAACGGGAAGTACTATATTTACTACACGGCTAAAAAGAAAGGCGGTAGCTTGTGCGTGGGGGTGGCCAGTGCCACAAGCGCTACGGGCCCCTACACGGACCATGGGCCGCTTGTGTGCCAGGAAGTTGGCTCCATTGATGGCTTTGAGATAAGAGACAAAAGTGGGGAACTGTACCTGGTGTGGAAGGAAGACGGCAACAGCCGCGGCCTGCCGACGCCTATCTGGGCGCAGCGCATGAACGAGGAACGAACCGCCCTGACGGGAGAGAAGTTTGAAATGTTCCGCAACGATCCCGGCACCTGGGAGGGTGGCCTGGTGGAGGGCCCTGCCATTGTGCAGCGCGGCGACTACTTCTATACTTTTTACGCGGGCGATAAGTGCTGCGGCCGCGAGTGCACCTATGGCGTGGGTGTGGCGCGAGCCAAAACGCTGAAAGGGCCGTGGGAGAAGTATGACCAGAACCCCATCATGAAGCAAAGCAACACCTGGAAATGCCCGGGCCACGGCACGGTGGTAACGGACCAGAGCGGGCGTGATTATTTTCTTTACCATGCCTACAGCACCGACGGCTTCGTGTACCCCGGCAGGCAGGGCTTGCTGGACGAGATAAAGTGGGGCGAGAACGGCTGGCCATACTTCGAGAACAACGCACCTAGCGCGACGGCGCAGGTAGCAGCCCCGGAGGCGGCAACGGCCACTGCGGCGAAAAACCTGGATGTGAAAGAGGAGTTTGAGGCAGACAAGCTTGCCAATACCTGGCAGTGGCCGGTAACGCAGCAGCCAAGCTATGCTTTCAACAACGGTATGCTGCTGCTGAAGGCGTCGCCGGATAAAATCGGGACGGTACTAGGTAAGCGCACCCTGGAAGAGGACTATACGGCTACGGCCGCCCTGGATAAGAGCGCACTGCAGGGAAACACGATGGCAGGCCTCACAGCTATCGGGGATAACGACAACGCCGTGGGCATCGGCGTGAGCAATGGCGAAATTATAATTTGGTCGATGAAGGGAGGCGCCATGCAAACTATTGCCAAAACCGCCGCCCCGAAGGAGGAGACCGTGCAGCTGCAGCTCACCGCCAACAACGGCGACCAGATGCAGTTCGCCTGGAGCACCGACGGCACCACCTGGAACAGCCTGAACGGGGGCAAAGCGGTGGATGCCTCGTACCTGCCGCCCTGGGACAGGGGCGTGCGCGTTGGACTGACAGCCAAAGGGCCAACAAGTGCGATAGCTGCTTTCGACTGGTTCCGCGTAGACAATTAA
- a CDS encoding aldose epimerase family protein, whose protein sequence is MNKKHFRKQFLLLTLAGSVGAGTLVGCSGQQTAEEETEVTATTEQNQMDIKQEPFGKTKEGEETTLYTLTNEKGMQVQITDYGATITSVLTPDREGKMADVVLGFDSLAGYQSPEYLKSGPYFGAIVGRYGNRIAKGKFTIDGQEYKLATNNGVNHLHGGVKGFDKVVWEAEPMPGQNAVRFKYVSPDGEEGYPGTLTSTVTYTLTNDNEIKIDYEATTDKATPVNLTNHSYFNLAPGQAKDALGHVLTINADKYTVVDETLIPTGELRDVKGTVMDFNTPQAIGARVKQVEGGGYDHNYVLSETGDGLKKAATVYEPTSGRVMEVLTTEPGIQFYSGNFLDGTITGAGGNKYEKHYGFALETQHFPDSPNQPKFPSTILEPGETYKSTTVYKFSTRDQQ, encoded by the coding sequence ATGAACAAGAAGCATTTCAGAAAACAGTTCCTGCTACTAACGTTGGCTGGCAGCGTGGGTGCGGGCACCCTGGTTGGTTGCTCAGGCCAGCAAACGGCAGAGGAGGAGACAGAAGTAACCGCTACAACAGAACAGAACCAAATGGACATTAAACAGGAGCCTTTCGGCAAAACGAAGGAAGGAGAAGAAACCACCCTTTACACGCTCACCAACGAGAAGGGCATGCAGGTGCAGATCACCGATTACGGCGCGACCATCACCTCTGTGCTTACCCCGGATAGAGAAGGGAAAATGGCCGATGTTGTGCTTGGTTTCGACAGCCTGGCTGGCTACCAGAGCCCGGAGTACTTAAAGAGCGGGCCATACTTCGGGGCCATCGTGGGCCGCTACGGCAACAGAATCGCCAAAGGCAAATTCACCATCGACGGGCAGGAGTATAAACTGGCGACCAACAACGGCGTGAACCACCTGCACGGAGGCGTGAAAGGGTTTGACAAGGTAGTATGGGAGGCAGAGCCTATGCCCGGACAGAATGCGGTGCGCTTTAAGTACGTGAGCCCTGACGGTGAAGAGGGATATCCGGGTACACTAACCAGCACCGTCACCTACACCCTCACAAACGACAACGAGATAAAAATAGACTACGAGGCCACCACAGACAAGGCCACGCCGGTAAACCTGACCAACCACAGCTACTTTAACCTGGCGCCAGGCCAGGCCAAGGACGCGCTGGGGCACGTGCTCACCATAAACGCCGACAAGTATACGGTGGTAGACGAAACGCTGATCCCAACAGGAGAACTGCGCGATGTGAAGGGCACCGTCATGGACTTCAACACGCCACAGGCTATTGGCGCGCGCGTGAAGCAGGTTGAGGGTGGCGGCTACGACCACAACTACGTGCTGTCAGAAACAGGCGACGGACTGAAAAAGGCAGCCACCGTGTATGAGCCAACCAGCGGACGCGTGATGGAGGTGCTCACTACTGAGCCAGGTATTCAGTTCTACTCCGGAAACTTCCTCGACGGCACCATTACCGGCGCAGGCGGCAACAAGTATGAGAAGCACTACGGTTTCGCGCTGGAGACACAGCACTTCCCGGATTCGCCCAACCAGCCGAAGTTTCCTTCGACCATTCTGGAGCCGGGAGAAACATATAAATCCACCACCGTGTACAAGTTCTCGACCAGAGACCAGCAGTAG
- a CDS encoding glycoside hydrolase family 97 protein yields the protein MKLDFVKAPFQQLGLLCGLVVALAVQGCSSARNGQEGAITGNLSTSSPDGTLRAEFGLSDGKMAFYTVSKNDTLVLEPSKLGIMREDADSTQGLELESISAVEPVQDSYEILTAKRRKNTYNANKRTYHLANAAGEKMDIIFQVSNDGVAFRYYFPVSSAEVKKISDEITSFNFKDDAKGWLQPMSDAKTGWSRTNPSYEEHYLKGVSVGTASPFEAGWVYPALFQTGNHWVLLTESAPEATYSGTRLHQESPEGEYSIDFPQETETMPGGALNPESALPWYTPWRILAVGSLKTITESTLGTDLAKPAVPMDAAFIKPGQASWSWVLLKDDSTTFEVQKRFIDYAADMNWEYTLVDANWDTMIGYDKIKELADYAKTKDVGLLLWYNSNGTWNDAPQTPRHLMLTHESRMKEFKRISEMGIKGVKVDFFGGDGQSVMQYYSDILKDAAANKLLVNFHGSTLPRGLQRTYPNLMTSEAIKGYEFITFEQQNADEAPAHGAMLPFTRNAFDPMDFTPLSLHEIPNIERKTTVGHELALSVLFISGIQHYAETDRGMQHVPSYVRDFLREVPAVWDDTRFIAGFPGKLAVIARRAGDRWYVAGINGENTSKSIHIDLSFLKDKKGTLITDDSGKGAFRNAAVDLGKSNTQEIQLQPNGGFVMVFE from the coding sequence ATGAAATTAGATTTTGTAAAAGCTCCTTTCCAACAACTGGGGCTTCTTTGTGGCCTTGTAGTGGCGCTTGCGGTACAAGGCTGTTCTTCTGCCAGAAATGGACAGGAAGGTGCAATCACAGGCAACTTGAGCACATCCAGCCCGGATGGTACCCTACGTGCGGAGTTTGGCCTGTCGGATGGAAAAATGGCCTTCTACACGGTCAGTAAGAACGATACGCTGGTGCTGGAGCCATCAAAGCTAGGGATTATGCGGGAGGATGCCGATTCTACGCAGGGGCTGGAACTGGAGTCAATATCAGCAGTGGAGCCGGTGCAGGACAGTTATGAGATACTCACTGCCAAACGAAGAAAGAACACCTACAATGCCAACAAACGCACTTACCATCTTGCCAATGCGGCCGGGGAGAAAATGGACATCATTTTCCAGGTGTCGAACGATGGCGTGGCTTTTCGCTACTATTTCCCTGTCAGCTCGGCTGAGGTGAAAAAGATCAGCGACGAGATAACATCCTTTAACTTCAAGGACGATGCAAAGGGTTGGTTGCAGCCCATGTCGGATGCCAAAACAGGCTGGTCCCGGACAAACCCTTCGTACGAGGAGCACTACCTGAAGGGAGTCTCCGTGGGAACGGCATCGCCCTTCGAGGCAGGCTGGGTGTATCCAGCGCTTTTCCAGACAGGCAACCATTGGGTGCTGCTCACAGAGTCGGCTCCGGAAGCAACCTACAGCGGCACCCGCCTGCACCAGGAGTCGCCTGAGGGAGAGTATAGTATAGATTTTCCGCAGGAAACAGAGACGATGCCGGGTGGTGCGCTTAACCCGGAGTCAGCGCTGCCGTGGTACACGCCGTGGCGCATCCTGGCGGTGGGCAGCCTCAAAACCATTACTGAGTCCACACTCGGTACCGACTTGGCAAAACCCGCAGTCCCGATGGATGCCGCCTTCATCAAGCCAGGCCAGGCATCGTGGAGTTGGGTGCTGCTGAAAGATGATTCCACGACCTTTGAGGTGCAGAAGCGCTTCATCGACTATGCCGCGGACATGAACTGGGAGTATACGCTGGTGGATGCCAACTGGGACACTATGATCGGCTACGACAAGATAAAGGAGCTGGCGGATTATGCCAAAACGAAGGATGTAGGCTTGCTGCTGTGGTATAACTCCAACGGCACCTGGAACGATGCGCCCCAAACGCCCCGTCACCTCATGCTGACGCACGAAAGCAGGATGAAAGAGTTTAAAAGAATCAGCGAGATGGGCATTAAAGGCGTGAAAGTGGATTTCTTTGGCGGCGATGGGCAGTCGGTGATGCAGTACTATTCAGACATTCTCAAAGACGCGGCGGCCAATAAGTTGCTGGTGAATTTCCATGGAAGCACACTGCCCCGCGGCCTGCAGCGCACTTACCCAAACCTGATGACATCAGAGGCGATCAAGGGCTACGAGTTCATTACCTTTGAGCAGCAGAACGCCGACGAAGCGCCGGCACACGGTGCCATGCTGCCCTTCACCCGCAATGCTTTCGACCCCATGGATTTCACGCCGCTAAGCCTGCACGAGATCCCTAACATCGAACGGAAAACCACGGTGGGCCACGAACTGGCGCTGTCGGTGCTGTTCATCTCGGGCATACAACATTACGCTGAAACAGACAGGGGCATGCAGCACGTGCCGTCCTACGTAAGGGATTTTCTGCGGGAGGTGCCTGCGGTTTGGGATGACACCCGTTTTATCGCTGGCTTTCCGGGCAAACTGGCCGTAATCGCCCGCAGAGCCGGCGACCGCTGGTACGTGGCGGGCATCAACGGAGAAAATACTTCAAAAAGCATCCACATCGACCTGTCTTTCCTGAAAGATAAAAAAGGCACGCTGATTACGGATGACAGCGGAAAGGGAGCTTTCAGGAATGCAGCGGTTGATCTGGGGAAAAGCAACACACAGGAAATCCAGTTGCAGCCCAACGGAGGCTTTGTGATGGTGTTTGAGTGA
- a CDS encoding 3'-5' exonuclease has product MWDYIIFIDTETTGIPLDWKAPYSDGRSWPYSVQIAWLLYTKEGKELKSEDHYIYEPDIEVSAESFKIHGITKEFLQENGKDRKAVLSLLAQDLEKYKPLVVGHFMQLDYHMLGVGFHRANLPNPLPQLTTFCTMDVTAGFLLPPRKNFLRLGELYQHLFQQPLELQHNAYWDARATAACFFRLQELGEISAESILEAERPKPKKPFNLTRNLVALLTLFILVCLLILWL; this is encoded by the coding sequence ATGTGGGACTACATCATTTTCATCGATACTGAGACCACGGGCATCCCGCTTGACTGGAAGGCACCCTATTCGGACGGGCGCAGCTGGCCCTACTCGGTGCAGATAGCCTGGCTACTGTACACGAAAGAAGGCAAGGAGCTGAAGTCGGAAGATCATTACATTTATGAGCCGGACATAGAGGTTTCAGCCGAATCATTCAAAATCCATGGCATTACGAAAGAGTTTTTGCAGGAAAACGGCAAGGACAGGAAAGCTGTGCTGTCGCTGCTGGCGCAGGACCTGGAGAAGTATAAACCGTTGGTGGTAGGCCACTTCATGCAACTCGATTACCACATGCTGGGCGTGGGCTTTCACCGGGCAAACCTGCCAAACCCGCTGCCGCAGCTTACCACGTTCTGCACCATGGACGTGACGGCCGGCTTTCTGTTGCCACCCCGCAAGAACTTTCTGCGCCTGGGCGAGCTGTACCAGCACCTGTTTCAGCAGCCGCTGGAGCTCCAGCACAACGCCTACTGGGATGCCAGGGCCACGGCCGCCTGCTTTTTCAGGCTGCAGGAGTTGGGGGAGATTTCGGCTGAATCCATTTTAGAAGCAGAAAGGCCAAAGCCGAAGAAGCCCTTTAACTTAACCCGAAACCTTGTAGCCCTGCTCACCTTGTTTATACTTGTTTGTTTGTTAATCCTTTGGCTATGA
- a CDS encoding DUF294 nucleotidyltransferase-like domain-containing protein, with protein MNDKIEFLKTVKPFDVLPDEVLAGVVGLLQEVRYTRDTAIYHQEVTKMKGVDIIVEGEYEAFFYDSEQNKRVIDLHGRGYCYGGLSVLLNRKRSLRSVIAKKGTLVFFLSRQDFKQLCQAYEEFFHFFTAEFGRRMLNDAYAHFVKRPTAFEENYIASDQLYSRKIESFVYRDLVTCPSDTPLYEAAQLMARKKVSCLFVQDAQQRIVGYITDITLRDVVAKQVSVQEPVSLVMANPLVSISTQAYAYETILLMFRTKSQYLLIEGAGEGKYLGFISRNKLLSEQAQSPFLFIQSVKLAQSVEELKRKWDKVPEIVYQLLNRGVKPEIVNQVITTVSDTIALKVIEGVIAEVGTPPAKFVFMVLGSEGRKEQTLSTDQDNAIIYEDKANEQRELVRAYFLNFAEQVSERLDAIGFSFCKGGFMAKNSKWTHSLSHWKRNYTSWMKEPDPETVMKFATFFDCRYIYGEAAIMEELRDFLDQELQEPLDRFLYHMARNALQYEPPLTFFKNIRTFTVDGHEVFNIKKTMTPIVDLVRVYALQKRIFKTNTGERLKELKAIGAFTDTEVQELMQSYYYLMSLRLKKQAVQIIQDKAEPDNFIDIRSLTKIEQVTLKEIFKTIANFQTTIKLQFTKELFG; from the coding sequence ATGAATGACAAAATAGAGTTTCTGAAAACAGTAAAGCCTTTCGATGTGCTGCCTGACGAGGTGCTGGCTGGTGTGGTAGGCTTGCTGCAGGAGGTGCGGTATACCAGAGACACAGCCATCTACCACCAGGAAGTCACGAAGATGAAAGGGGTGGACATTATTGTGGAGGGAGAGTATGAGGCCTTCTTCTACGACAGCGAACAGAACAAGCGCGTGATAGACCTGCACGGTCGGGGCTACTGCTATGGCGGCCTGTCGGTGCTGCTGAACAGGAAAAGATCACTGCGGTCGGTGATTGCCAAAAAGGGTACGCTGGTGTTTTTCCTGTCGCGGCAGGACTTCAAGCAGCTTTGCCAGGCCTATGAGGAGTTCTTCCACTTCTTCACCGCCGAATTTGGCCGGCGCATGCTCAACGATGCCTACGCTCACTTTGTGAAGCGCCCCACCGCGTTTGAGGAAAACTACATTGCCTCAGACCAGCTGTACTCCCGCAAGATAGAGTCGTTTGTGTACCGCGACCTGGTCACCTGCCCCAGCGATACACCGCTTTACGAGGCGGCCCAACTGATGGCCCGCAAAAAGGTCAGCTGCCTTTTTGTGCAGGATGCACAGCAGCGCATCGTCGGCTACATCACCGATATCACGCTGCGCGACGTGGTGGCGAAGCAGGTAAGCGTGCAGGAGCCGGTGTCGCTGGTAATGGCTAACCCGCTTGTCTCCATCAGCACCCAGGCCTATGCCTATGAGACCATCCTGCTGATGTTCCGTACCAAGAGCCAGTACCTGCTGATAGAAGGAGCCGGAGAAGGAAAATACCTCGGCTTTATCAGCCGCAACAAACTGCTGAGCGAGCAGGCGCAGTCGCCGTTCCTGTTTATTCAGTCGGTAAAGCTGGCCCAGTCGGTGGAGGAGCTAAAGCGGAAGTGGGACAAGGTGCCCGAAATTGTGTACCAACTCCTGAACCGCGGGGTAAAGCCTGAAATCGTGAACCAGGTCATCACCACCGTGTCGGATACCATTGCCCTGAAGGTAATTGAAGGCGTGATAGCAGAGGTGGGAACGCCGCCGGCCAAGTTCGTTTTCATGGTGCTCGGCAGCGAGGGCCGCAAAGAGCAAACCCTTAGCACCGACCAGGATAATGCCATCATTTACGAAGACAAGGCCAACGAGCAGCGGGAGCTGGTGCGGGCGTACTTCCTGAATTTCGCCGAGCAGGTGTCGGAGCGGCTGGATGCCATTGGCTTCAGTTTCTGCAAAGGCGGTTTTATGGCGAAGAATTCCAAGTGGACGCACTCGCTCTCGCACTGGAAGCGCAACTACACGAGCTGGATGAAGGAGCCCGACCCGGAGACGGTGATGAAATTCGCAACCTTTTTTGATTGCCGCTACATCTATGGCGAGGCCGCGATTATGGAGGAGCTGCGCGACTTCCTGGATCAGGAGCTGCAGGAACCACTTGATCGGTTCCTGTACCACATGGCCCGCAACGCGCTGCAGTATGAGCCGCCGCTTACCTTTTTCAAGAACATCAGAACCTTTACCGTGGATGGGCACGAGGTGTTCAACATCAAGAAAACAATGACACCGATCGTGGACCTGGTGCGGGTGTATGCGCTGCAGAAAAGGATATTTAAGACAAACACCGGCGAGCGCCTGAAAGAGTTAAAAGCCATTGGTGCTTTTACAGATACGGAGGTGCAGGAGCTGATGCAGTCTTACTACTACCTGATGAGCCTGAGGCTCAAAAAGCAGGCGGTACAGATCATTCAGGACAAGGCCGAGCCGGATAACTTTATCGACATCCGGAGCCTGACGAAAATTGAACAGGTGACGCTGAAAGAGATTTTCAAGACCATCGCGAACTTCCAGACAACGATAAAACTACAGTTCACCAAAGAGTTGTTTGGGTGA
- a CDS encoding 2'-5' RNA ligase family protein — protein sequence MENLYNQLWEDNLPKYRIGTVEVDPLLSSGADNRFGITLLFRPDGAVKKSIGSFLQELERLEPEQYYYPASDLHVTVISIISCHPGFSLDQVAVADYAALVKESLAAAKSFGIGFRGITISPAGILVQGFPATAQLQVMRQRLRENFKSSTLMQTLDSRYVLQTAHCTVARFKAPLRNPERLLQKLQEYRHHRFGSMDVTRVLLVHNDWYQKQDLVQQLAEIELPS from the coding sequence ATGGAAAACCTGTACAACCAGCTGTGGGAAGACAACCTTCCGAAGTACCGGATCGGTACAGTGGAGGTAGACCCGCTTCTGTCTTCCGGAGCGGATAACAGGTTTGGCATTACGCTGCTTTTCCGGCCAGACGGTGCGGTAAAAAAAAGCATCGGAAGCTTTCTGCAGGAGCTGGAGCGGCTGGAGCCTGAGCAATACTATTATCCCGCTTCCGATCTGCATGTTACGGTTATATCCATCATCTCCTGCCATCCGGGCTTTTCGCTGGACCAGGTAGCGGTAGCAGATTATGCGGCTTTGGTGAAAGAGAGTCTGGCAGCGGCTAAAAGCTTCGGGATCGGGTTCAGGGGGATCACGATCTCTCCGGCCGGCATTCTGGTGCAGGGCTTTCCGGCTACAGCGCAGCTGCAGGTGATGCGGCAAAGGCTCCGGGAAAACTTTAAAAGCTCCACCTTGATGCAGACCCTGGACAGCAGGTATGTTTTACAGACGGCACACTGCACGGTTGCAAGGTTCAAAGCGCCGCTCCGAAACCCCGAAAGGCTACTGCAGAAGCTGCAGGAGTATCGGCACCATCGCTTTGGAAGTATGGACGTAACGCGCGTGCTGCTGGTGCACAACGACTGGTATCAGAAGCAGGACCTGGTACAGCAATTAGCTGAAATAGAGTTACCTAGCTAA